A DNA window from Ranitomeya imitator isolate aRanImi1 chromosome 2, aRanImi1.pri, whole genome shotgun sequence contains the following coding sequences:
- the BBLN gene encoding bublin coiled-coil protein, with translation MSGPNGDPRVPLGEESAEEDYAALDFMLDQINFCLDHLEEKNDLLQAQLQDLLESNRQARRDFQEQLNQNGASRPSQQGEGV, from the exons ATGTCTGGACCTAACGGGGATCCGCGGGTTCCTCTGGGCGAAGAGTCCGCGGAGGAAG ACTACGCCGCCTTGGACTTCATGTTGGACCAGATAAATTTCTGCTTGGATCACTTGGAGGAGAAAAATGATCTTCTGCAAGCTCAGCTACAGGATCTTCTAGAATCCAATCGCCAGGCCCGACGTGACTTCCAGGAGCAGCTAAACCAGAACGGAgcgagcagaccctcgcagcaggGTGAGGGGGTCTAA